The DNA sequence AACTGTGAAAGCGTTATCATCTACCATTTGCTGTGAATGAAAATGGCCACAGTCCGTACTCTAATGTCTAATTAGTTTAAATAGATATCAATAACACTGTGTGAGAGCATAGCACTTGACCTGTCCATGATCTGCCCACAGATGTTCTTTCATAGAAATGCTGCTAAATATAAAAATTCCTGCATTCAGatattgtgttatttatttattttatgaacaCAGTGATGAATACAAACTGTTGTTTCCAGCGTATAtagttttgattaatttttagACCAGTcctctgaatctgaatctgaatctctgatctgaatctgaatctgatctACATCTGATCTACAGGGCTGGCTTTCCCAAAATCATCTTAGAACAAATAAGATTCTTAAGTGGTGTtgtgagcatcacactgaacactctctctccctgttaagATGATCTAACTCTGATGTTTTTAAGAAACTGGGCCAAGGTCAGTAGCATGAAATTAGTGTTGGCAAAGATCActaaaatttaaacaaatatataaatgtgcAAATTAGTTGCTCAAAACAGTTGtcgataaaaaaataaattattaggTAATTTATTATACAGGTAAGTTTTAAAGTATTTCTGTGTAACATAGAATAGTaattaaaactgaaaacatTCTCCCAATCATTTGTTATTGTGTTAATTGttacacagttttaaaaattacaatgaATTTGACCTAAAAAATGAAGAGTAATACGCTACAATCAAGATTGCTAACATCAAAACTCACATGTACTTTTGGACATGATACTTTTCCCAAGAATAGAACAAATCAAGGCActtgcttttgcagcactttcttCCTTGATGTAATTCACAATGTATGCAGTGACAAATATATGCATTTATCTTGCCATTTTTAAACGACTTAATGTTTAGGTTATTTACCTTTAATAAAACGACAATTGTCATTTCTGATAAAACATGATAGGTAccagaaaatgacaaaagaggaGGGAATGATTGAAATTtaaattacagttatacactacacaaaaagcactttaaaatgtatttgtatagttaACACTATAAGGCAGGCTGCAGTGGGACAGCCCAAACAAGAACGATACTATACACGTTCATCATGACTACCCTTTTTTAAGATTGACAACTAAAGGCAGCATTCACTTTGCACCTTGGACCTCCCATGCTTCTTCATCtctgtttccttttttcttccGCCTAAATATCAGGATAGGGTGGCACAGAAGTGGTTAGATTGTGAGATAGTTGAAGTGAATGAGGGGGAAAAGCCTTTTCAGCATCAAGACATGACTCTGACAGCTGAAAAATAGGAGGCCCTCTATTGAAACAAAAAATGATGATGGTGTGCATCTCTCTCTATTCAACCTATTTGCAGTCAGTCAAGACCATTCAGCCATCAGTTATTCTCACACTCTATCCTTTTCAGGGCTCTCCCTGCAGTTGCCCACCAGTGCCACGCCAATGCACACACTAACAGACGACACCCTTTTCACACTGCTACCTATACAGAGTGGTTTATACCATGCATCGTCATTTGTCCATTTGCATTGCTTTAGTCTTAGTCTTCTCCATTCACAGCTCATCTGGTGTGTGTCAAAGAGCTGATGCTTTGACAAATAACTGTTTTATAGGATGTTACGTGACATGAgggtcattttttttaaacctttgacCACAAATATTACTCAGCTATTTCGGGTCAAAAGTAAAACCTTTTCATCATGTCAGTACACACGAACTTTCACATACACATGTCAGCAGTTTTGGCAAGAGGGGCAGCAGAGGGATACCACAAATGGCTCAGATGTATCCCATCTCTCCCGCTCGCTAAATATATCAGAGAGATCTGCTGTTTTTACTCTTCCCCATGCATATATACACACCAATCTGTGGACTGCATGAATACAGTGGCTCTTTGAGGGAAGTTCTGCTTGCTGACTCGTGGCTAAAAAGCACAGCTTTGTGACCCAGGCATAATGTCCTTTCCAGAACTATCCAGACAGCAAGTTactataatttttattttttaatagaatgacatatatatatataaaaccctgCATGCTACTATAGTTAAAGGTTTCTAAATGCTTCTTGGCTGGAAGATACGGttctaaatatataaaaaaaagaaagtttttaactttaaaaaggACACATGGTGTAATTGCATCCAAGCACGTCTCTTATGATTCGATAGCTGCTTGAGTGCTAGTAGCAGCCTGTTGTGAAGAATTTTTAGCTTGCTAAACATGAGTACATGTACCAAGCCTGTTCCAAGGGGTGCTTCACATCGAAAAACTATGATGTCATGACAGGAACATCCTTTTTTCCTGCTCTACAAATCTGCATTCATACAAAGACTTCTGTCTGAATGCAAGGAAGTACACgacttttaaaatttattttccttttcacgATAATAAAAAAAGGTCATATAATTAAGTCAAATAGCCAACAATCAACTCATCCCAAGATGTTCATTGACATTTAGGTTaagcacagaaatgttctaaatgATTACATTTACTTACAATGATATTTTTTTCAGACATATTATATGGGATATATAAAATGCTGATACCAAGTCATTCTTTATGGATTCATTCCCTTACCAGCCCTGATTCCAAATCTTGCAGGAGAGTCACCATGCAGAAACAAATTAAGAATAAAAAGTCATACACAGCTGTCAAACTCtgcttatttaaacaaataaacacacaacctcTATGTCAATAAATACTATATCCATTATATCTTaacatttttcatattattGTTGCTTTCAAACTTGAATCTGATAAACAAGGGCATATTCTTTCCGGTAAATAAGCACTAAATAGCACACCCTTGTGAAGCAGTTTCAACAtataagtatttaaaaaatagcaCCTCTTGTGGTGCCAATCCAAAAAGGGATTGAGTAAGTTTGTATGCGAGTACGTGTGATAGACATGAGCCTGTTCAATGAGGTGCTATGCATCTAAAAAGTTgtacagacaaataaataatgaatgtttCATACTGTTTCAAAACGTTTGTACATCTTAAAGCTTGACATACATGGCATGCTATCATAATTTTTAAGTGACATAAGCACTAAAACTTAAGCTTACTATTCATTTATCAATCTCTATTCTCATTCTGCAGTAAATACTTTAATATACTCACATACTACCAAGAAACTAATATAAAATCTTTGTAGTTATCCAAGTATGGATTTACATTCTGGACAAAATGATGAGTCTTTGAGTTTAAGGGGTAAAAATCAGATGCACCTCTGAACACCAGAAGTATCTAGAACTCATACTGTGAGACAAAGAGTGTGATTTTGGTGATATAGCGGCCGATCTGCACTTTCCTCTCCAGTTCATTCATCTCAACCTCCACTTCCAGAGTAGCAGGACCCTGAATGGGGCTGGTTAGCAGTAGCTGACCTGTCTGACGGTCAGATCGCTGCACAGTGAAATGGCGTCGCCCACGTCCTCCAAGCAGAGCAAAGCGGAGTGTGTCCCCCAGAACCCGGACGGCAGACACCCGGAACATGACCCGAGGAGCTGACAGGTTAGACACAACAGACATGTAGTGATAGGACACAGAGTTAGGAGCCTGGGAACATGCCCTGTTATCCACTGGACAGGGGTTCCTCTCACAGCGCCTGTCCAGAGGGAAGTTTAAACAAAGTTAATTTGGAAAGTAAACTTTCTGTTCTAatcttcatttttttcctttaaaattcaTCTAATGTTTCTCATTTCAGCAAATACACTCCTGTGCCaaggtcagagaccaccctttatttatttactttccagTCGAAAGGGCCCTCAAGTACACTTTCATCAAATCCACAAGTGTTTCTGTCCATCTTTCCACTGTAAGAATATAACACTGAAAAACTTGTGCCACTGTCAAAAGCTTATTGGAATAATCAAGACAGAAGATCTATAAATCAAGCAAATAACCTGCTAATGTATTAAGAACAATGGACAAGCTGTGCAAGAGTCCATTActgaattttcattcattcatgcattcattcattttctaaaacccacacacaaggaaaacacaacGATCCCCTTACAGACTACCACTTCTTGCCTTACAGACTACCACTGAGCAGCCAACATGTAATACTGAACTAAAGAGATGTATGGACAATCTGCAGTTTAATTACTTAGGGCAGGAATCTTGAAAAGAGCAAAAACCACAATGAATGGACACACAAAATATTTGGATAAAATTTCCTTAGTTGCCAATAATGTTAAATGTGATTTCTCAAATATTTCCTGGAATTCTTATAAGTTGTGATTAATGGTCTTGTTTACtggtaataaaatatattaggtTTGGCATCTTGTGTGATGTTTGGAATATTTCTAAGTTCTACACTTTTTACAAAACAATCGAGTGTTCTTAATGttgcacattaaaataattttaaagcagCTTTTAAGTTAGTGCTTTGTCAACCCACAACTCTTTTGGATAAGACTGTGCATACTTACGAAGGAGAGGTTTTGACATAGGTTGCATTGCGAATACGTGGGCACTCCACCTTAACACACTGAAAACCTCCATAAGTGTTCACACACAGCTGGTCCCTGGTGCAGTTGTTCTGCCTTGTAGCACACTCATCAATATCTGTAAGTAAGAACAGAAATATCCATACCTTAAATTTAAACTCCACCACTTAATCGGGAAACAACATGAAGctcaaaaaatgaataaatactgaCCATGACTCACCTTTGCAGCTGCGGCCATCTCGGGTAACGTTGTAGCCCAAAGGGCAAGTACAGCGGTAACCACCAGGGGTATTAACACAAGCATGTAAACACAAACGACCTGCTTGTCCATTATGGAATAGTTCACACTCGTCAATGTCTGAAAAGGATGATAAAACATTCATAGAATTTCAATTTTAATGAGTAATTCTCTATATTCTTAGCTAACACATAGATAATGCTCAAACCTGGTCTTTGTATTATGGAGTCTAGGAGGGGCCATGGGTAGTGAACAAACTGCGATTCAggctaatgttttatttaattcttgAGTATAAAACACTAAAAATCTTTGCCCACAGGGAAGCTGATGCATTTACTTCAACACTTCTGTACACTCATTTCATTTTAAGGTCTTAAGGACTTCAGGTCATTATATTTCATGTGCAATGACTGCAATCATTAATACCAGGGCATGcacattttttcttcatttattcattgtctgtaaccatttatccagttccaggttgtggagggtccagagcctacccggaatcactgggtagaAGGTGGGTAAATGCCCTGGAGGAGTGCCATTGCtttacatactcacacctatggacacctttaagaagccagcgtgtgtttttggaccatgggaggaaaccagaggaacCTGAAGCTGTGGGACATCAGCCCCTCCCGGGTTTATATTGAAGCCCTCCTGTGCGCACCATTTTCTCACAAAAGTTTTGGTAGGATATTTTGCATAAAACTGAGCACAGATTTGACTACACCGACTGATATATAAGTTTTTGATTGCAGTTTATCAGGTCCAGTGTGTGAACTCCAGTACCACCTGATTATGGCTTATTtacacataatttacataaagtatGCACTCATTAGTTTCAGCAATGGAAATAGATGTTTGAGCCAAGATGGAGTTTAGGCAGAACAGAGCTAGCATTACAATATTTTGGCATACCCATTCCTGCTAAGGGCCTAAGgggagttcattcatttatctagCTGAAAATCATAATTACAGAAAATTTGTATGTCTGGGATAAACTCAGattgaaaaaaacacaaatgtcatAAATGGATTTGTATAAATGGAAAACTATCATAAAAAAGCATTAATAGACAAGGACTCAATAATTGGCTGATTAGTTGGGTCAGGGACTAACAAAGTATGTAATAAGGGGAAGCTTCTTGACCAGGATTAGAAACTATGGAGTTAACAAACCATCTTATATGATTACATTTATAATTTTCTGATATAAGGGTGGCAcagaggcgcagcaggtagtttcacaGGCACAtggctccagggatctggggttgggggtttgagtcccattccgtgtgactgactgtgaggagtttggtgtgttctccccgcgtccacatgggttttctccgggagctcaggtttcctcccactgttcaaaaacacacattggtagatggattggtgactcaaaaagtgtccataggtgtgagtgtgtgtcgccctgtgaaggactggaagggcccccctccagggtgtgttcccgcctcgcgcccagtgattccggctaggctccagacccaccgcgaccctgaactggataagcggttacagacaatgaattaattaattaattttcagaAAAATTCTTATAATTTCTTCTTCTCATCTGTAGCACTAACCTGTGCAGATGCTGGTGTCCCGGCCTGAGATGGTGTATCCTGCTTCACAAGTACAGTGGGTAGTGCCTTGTACCTGGCTGCATTTTGAAGGTTGCAAAAAAAGTGACGAAGTCACAAGGGGAAATGAAGTGGCAGCAGCAGCTCCAGTGGTAGCAGCAGATGTGTTGGTTACTGTCACAAATACTGGAGGAGCAAGAGATTAATTTTTGCTAAGCCTAAGGAAGTAAAGTAGTCATTAATTTTAGATTAAGCTCATATTCATTATAACATAGTGCAGATGACAAGGTTGTGACAAAGGATGAGGTTGGGGTGAGAGTAGCTAGTTTGGTACATATATGCAAACAAGAGAATAGTCACTTATTTCAATGTAAACAtgtgctgttttcaaatgaGTCCGTCATGGACTGTTAAACCGCTTAAGTTTTGAATCAAGCAAAAAATTGGCAAAAATAGTATCCACCTTTCCCAAAAGTTGTAATTCAAAGGAAAGATTATGTAACACAGTGATAAATATCCCTCTGTCCCAACAGTATGTTGCAGATATCAAAttggaaatgtgtttatataaatatattatataaatatgtaaacaaaacaatctTGTTGGTCAATGAAAAcattagaaatattaaaaatccaACTTTTGTGGAAACATGGTTTGTAGTTTGCATAATTTTAATTGGTTGGATATAAGTTTCTATTTTTGTTGCTAGGGTTAGGACGTTAATTTGGACATTACGTGTGTTGGCAGAGACTGCATTCAGAGTAATGTGAAAATGCTTTAGTTCTGAAATTTAACAAAATAACTGCtagatttaatttttatttaatgctaAAATAGATTCCTATATTTTGAAGGTAgtggagatcacacacacattcatggtAATTGTCTAAAAAGCTGTAAATATCTCCTTCAAGATTTAGAGCCTGTGTGAGCTGACTGCTGTATCTGTgcagtgttcagtgtttatAGCAGCCTCTTGAAATTAAACTTGTTGGAGAGAGCAAACATGAGATCAATGGACAGTTGCAGTAGTGTGTGGAGGTCAACAGgcttttaaaaatccattaGTCCAATGGATATGAGCATGCATATTTTGGGATGTAATGTTGATATATTTTTGTCTATAATGCCCATTAAGTCtaatatttttaagtaaaatattttaaaatgcaataaatacaaGAATCTATTTgtgttgtaaatataaacacatttatattttgttgcaaacagcacacatttttaacttgggacagaggcatgctTACAACTGTGTTATATCACCTTTCCTTTAATTACAagttttaatcatttgggaagtTAGGACAGTTGCAGGTTTGCAAGTAGATATTATCCCATTCGTGCTTGACACAAGATTTGCTGCTCAGCAGTGCTACTCTTCATGATGTGCCatgcatttttaaaaggaaacaaatttcatgagaaaatTATCATGGACGGCCTGGAAATGAAGATGCCTTGACGGCAACAAATTCCAATATATACTCCCCACATCAATGTTATATCCTTAATCTCATAAATGCCTATGTTACGGATGAATCCCCATACCATGACAGAAGATTTATCCCTGCATATCAGGTTGCATTTCTAGATGCATCAGTGGATGTTTGAATGCCACCCATATCAAGATTTCTTTGAATTATCTGTATCATTTTCAATAATTTGTGGGGTAGATAggtaaatattttaattctttACAAATTTGCAATAAGAAATGTTCTTTATAAATTGTTTGAAAAATTCTCACAAAGTGCTGAGCACCAAGAATGTCTAACTTGAATTCAAATACATGCCTTAAATACTTACAATTGACTTAGATCTACACCTTCACTTTCATTCAGCATGTGAAGAGCAAGGAATGCAGACATTCTCTGCTGTGGTACTGAATTTTTATTTCTCTAATGATTTGTCTTCTAGCATACAAAAACACCATTGTAAACACCAGGTTTACAACGATAAGCTTGATTTTCAATGGAGAGTGTCTTTAAAAGTAATTTCTTTATACATATTCacttaaataaatgttgaaGAGAATTATCCAATCACAGTCTTGTTTTGCCTTTAACAAAATATCCCACATTTTCCAGAATTACAGTTTGTAGTAACACTGCTAGTTTCAAAGCAAAAATGTATAGAGCATTAATAGTATTAAGTGTGTTAAAAGCTAAAATAGGGGTTGTGTTCCATTTGCGATTTTTAGGTTAAGGTACAAATTTTACTCACATGTAGGTGTTGGAGATTGGCAAGTAGACCCAGCCCACCCTTTGGCACATTCACATGAGAATCCATTCACTTCATCTGTACATGAACCCCCATTGGCACATGGCGAGGAAACACACTcatttatttctaaaaaaaagagaggggaTCAGCCTTTAATCCAGGTCTAAAACCAACCAGTTGCATGCAGGCATAAAAATCCatgttttaaaaagagcatctGTGAACTGGAAAATGAAAAGGGCCATGTAACTTTATACTTCTGATGCAAAGATtaagtaaagtatgcagagctctCTGTGGTTTCAGAGAGAGCTTTCTCTGGTGCTGATGGAGCATTTGTCAAGCACAATCAAAATGCTGGCCTGCTGTCTGGAATTAAATGGTCTGTAAAACAATGCATGAGGCCAAACTGAAACATTCTGTGGAGAATACAAAAGCCAAATGAAACTCAATCATGCTGAGATGAGTATGAAATACAAAACTTTTTTTCCGGGGAAAAAAATGGGGGTAATAACATGAGTGATGTGTAAAACAGAAGTTCAGaggttgtaaaaaaaataaaagaaaaacaatgatcaTGCAGACAGGAAAGTGAGGGTGATAGATAGAATagataaaaaatgaatgatgaGGGTAGAAGAATGGAAGATGTAAGAAAGGAATGTTTCAGTGGGCAACAGAGACAAAAGTCCATTTTCGTCTGTTATTGCTGGGCTGCCCTTTCACTGACATGAAATATTGATCCATTGTATTTCCGTTCTGAAGCAGTCTAATGTTTCATAACTGAAAGAAAGCAATTTCCAAATTGTAAGTgttgtaattttaattaaattctgCATTATTGAACGGTGTCTAAAGGTTTAATTGCTGAAATGTACGCTAATAGCACAGAGCTTGAGACCTGGCAGTTTGACACACCACATTCCACACAGGAGTTTCTGGTGATAAAAGGCCTGAAGTTTAATTTATAGAAAATAGTGGCATTTAGATTTCAACCCCAGTACTGGGCAGAAAAATACAATTAGATGTGTATCCCATGTGCCAcgtttttcaaagaaaatgtatattaaattgTACTAAAtagatctatatatatataaaaaatggacCAAGTACACCATACAGCTAGAAAACATCCTGATTCCTCATTTTAGTCCGTTATTTTGTATATTGTTAACAGTCAGAAATCACACACTAAAGTCTTAAAGTCTTTAAGATTACTTCAGATCTTTATGTGAGAGCCATTATTACTTACCTTTACAAACAGGCTGCTGACCGCTCCAGGTCAGAGACTCCTTACACTGACGGGTCTCAGACCCCACAAGCTCATATCCCAAGTCACACAGGAAGTGGACCTCATGTCCTGGCAGCAGCACCTTTCCCAACTTCTTGCCATTAAATGGAGCGTCTAGTTTTGGACAGGTAACTATGCACAAACAGACCACAGTGTATGTAAACAAAATTCACTGAGTGCGCTATCATTTTATCAGTGTTTCTTGTATTTTCCTTTGTCACTCTTGCTTTGTTTGAGAACATTTCTGATGCAAAACCTCAGAAAAACTATCATGGTCTGTACTGTGTCTCATGAATATATCTTCTAGTATCTCAGCATCAGTTTATTTTAACCATAATCCCTAATTACATAAGGTGAggcttttttaaataatataatcacATTCATACTTTCCACTGAAAGCTCTTACTGTTGTTTTTGCTGGGCAGGCGAGTGGAGCTGTTCTGCAGCATACTAAGCTTCTTCCTCAGAGTGCGGAGACTCTGCAGGTATGAAGCTTCATGAGCTGAGAGCAGTTTGTGAGCCTGACGAAGGGAATTTTGCAGCTCCTGTGTTCCAGGACATTCCTGCAGAACATAGAATGTATCTCAATTTACTATACACTACAAGGCCTAAAGATCTCCAA is a window from the Hoplias malabaricus isolate fHopMal1 chromosome 11, fHopMal1.hap1, whole genome shotgun sequence genome containing:
- the LOC136710023 gene encoding fibulin-7, which codes for MGGIYFCHIALLLVFICQIPANRGQECPGTQELQNSLRQAHKLLSAHEASYLQSLRTLRKKLSMLQNSSTRLPSKNNITCPKLDAPFNGKKLGKVLLPGHEVHFLCDLGYELVGSETRQCKESLTWSGQQPVCKEINECVSSPCANGGSCTDEVNGFSCECAKGWAGSTCQSPTPTLFVTVTNTSAATTGAAAATSFPLVTSSLFLQPSKCSQVQGTTHCTCEAGYTISGRDTSICTDIDECELFHNGQAGRLCLHACVNTPGGYRCTCPLGYNVTRDGRSCKDIDECATRQNNCTRDQLCVNTYGGFQCVKVECPRIRNATYVKTSPSRCERNPCPVDNRACSQAPNSVSYHYMSVVSNLSAPRVMFRVSAVRVLGDTLRFALLGGRGRRHFTVQRSDRQTGQLLLTSPIQGPATLEVEVEMNELERKVQIGRYITKITLFVSQYEF